Proteins encoded within one genomic window of Nordella sp. HKS 07:
- a CDS encoding DUF192 domain-containing protein — translation MRSVVVAFLLVITAAAAGLAQTPSGMPLIALTIQGKDGATKADLTVELAETPEHRAKGLMFRNELADNRGMLFDFKETRSVSMWMKNTPLSLDMIFTDDKGAILYIARNTVPFSEDIISPGMPVYAVLEVKAGTTGRLAIEPGDRLVTPIFNTGG, via the coding sequence ATGCGTAGCGTCGTCGTTGCTTTCCTCTTGGTGATCACGGCGGCCGCCGCTGGCTTGGCCCAAACGCCGTCCGGCATGCCGCTGATCGCCTTGACGATCCAGGGCAAGGATGGGGCGACCAAGGCGGATCTGACCGTCGAACTTGCCGAAACGCCCGAGCATCGCGCCAAGGGGCTGATGTTCCGTAACGAGCTTGCCGACAATCGCGGTATGCTGTTCGACTTCAAAGAGACCCGCAGCGTGTCCATGTGGATGAAGAACACGCCGCTGTCGCTCGATATGATCTTCACCGACGACAAGGGCGCGATTCTCTATATTGCGCGCAACACGGTTCCTTTTTCCGAGGACATCATCAGCCCCGGCATGCCGGTCTATGCGGTCCTTGAGGTCAAGGCGGGCACGACCGGCCGGCTTGCCATTGAGCCCGGCGATCGCCTGGTGACCCCGATTTTCAACACCGGCGGCTGA
- a CDS encoding ETC complex I subunit, whose product MTAKIYKPARNAMQSGKGKTDLWLLEYEPELRLTADPLMGWTSSADMKQQLRLTFESKEQAIAYAERNGIAYWVEPEAPARAQRKSYADNFKWGRTETWTH is encoded by the coding sequence ATGACCGCGAAGATCTACAAGCCCGCTCGTAACGCCATGCAGTCCGGCAAGGGCAAGACAGATCTCTGGCTGCTCGAATACGAGCCGGAGCTGCGCCTGACGGCGGATCCCTTGATGGGATGGACTTCGTCAGCGGACATGAAGCAGCAGCTGCGCCTCACTTTCGAGAGCAAGGAGCAGGCGATTGCTTATGCCGAGCGCAATGGGATCGCCTATTGGGTGGAGCCCGAAGCACCCGCGCGCGCGCAGCGCAAGTCCTATGCGGACAACTTCAAGTGGGGTCGCACGGAGACCTGGACCCACTGA
- a CDS encoding CreA family protein, translated as MHQLAKPAALALAGFAMIAPLAAQEADDPELIFKKTTVWRMLSPDAKLATYALDDPLVEGIACHFTVPEVGGWSGWAGFAEERSETSLSCKQTGPISFKGKFAQGDDVYRMRRSLFFKKFHISRGCDAKRNVLVYLSYTDKLIEGSPQNSTTTVAITPWGSLPAPKCGDFLEK; from the coding sequence ATGCACCAGCTTGCCAAGCCCGCCGCCCTTGCCCTTGCGGGATTTGCCATGATCGCGCCGCTTGCCGCCCAGGAGGCGGATGATCCCGAGCTCATCTTCAAGAAGACGACGGTGTGGCGGATGCTGTCTCCGGACGCCAAGCTTGCGACCTATGCGCTCGACGATCCGCTGGTCGAAGGCATAGCCTGCCATTTCACCGTGCCCGAAGTCGGTGGCTGGAGCGGCTGGGCGGGATTTGCCGAAGAGCGTTCGGAAACCTCGCTCTCCTGCAAGCAGACGGGCCCCATTTCCTTCAAGGGCAAGTTCGCCCAGGGCGATGACGTCTACCGCATGCGCCGCTCGCTGTTCTTCAAGAAGTTCCATATTTCGCGCGGCTGCGACGCCAAGCGCAATGTGCTCGTCTATCTGAGCTACACCGACAAGCTCATCGAAGGCAGCCCGCAAAACTCGACGACCACCGTCGCGATCACGCCCTGGGGCTCGCTGCCGGCACCCAAATGCGGAGACTTCCTGGAGAAATGA
- the metC gene encoding cystathionine beta-lyase, translating to MAKSKTDLKSLKPATRLVSTARDFSEHGIVSPAVYHASTILYPTYQALKEHKQTYQYGRRGTPTSRSVETAIATLENGFASKVAPSGLAAITTTLLSFLKPGDHILIPDNIYAPARAFCDNVLKNWSIDVEYYDPLLGGAISAFMRATTRIVYCESPGSQTMEVQDVPAIAEVARKAGALVVVDNTWSGGHYFNVFAHGGDISVQAATKYIVGHSDVMMGSVTCSEETWPRFKEGYETLGQFAGPDDMYLTLRGLRTIDVRLERHMRSALKIADWLKGRPEVEEVLYPALPGALGHEIWRRDFTGASGLFSVVLKPQSEAALGAFLDGLELFGMGYSWGGFESLCVPFKPNRTAKPWTRQGSCLRFHIGLEDPDDLKADIAAGFDRLKLAS from the coding sequence ATGGCGAAATCCAAGACCGATCTCAAGAGCCTGAAACCCGCGACCCGCCTCGTTTCCACCGCGCGCGACTTTTCCGAGCACGGCATCGTCTCGCCGGCCGTCTATCACGCCTCGACCATACTCTACCCGACCTATCAGGCGCTGAAGGAACATAAGCAGACCTATCAATATGGCCGGCGCGGCACGCCGACCTCGCGCTCGGTCGAAACCGCCATCGCGACACTGGAGAACGGCTTTGCCAGCAAGGTCGCGCCCTCCGGCCTCGCCGCCATCACGACCACGCTCCTGTCTTTCCTCAAGCCCGGCGATCACATCCTGATCCCCGACAACATCTATGCGCCGGCGCGCGCCTTCTGCGACAATGTGCTGAAGAACTGGAGCATCGACGTCGAATATTACGACCCGTTGCTGGGTGGCGCCATCTCGGCCTTCATGCGCGCCACCACGCGCATCGTCTATTGCGAGAGCCCGGGTTCGCAGACCATGGAGGTGCAGGACGTCCCGGCGATCGCCGAGGTCGCGCGCAAGGCCGGCGCGCTCGTCGTCGTCGACAATACCTGGTCGGGCGGACATTATTTCAACGTCTTCGCCCATGGCGGCGACATTTCGGTTCAAGCGGCAACGAAATACATCGTCGGCCATTCCGATGTGATGATGGGCTCCGTCACCTGCAGCGAGGAAACCTGGCCGCGCTTCAAGGAAGGCTATGAAACGCTGGGCCAGTTCGCCGGCCCCGACGACATGTATCTCACCCTCAGAGGCCTGCGCACCATCGATGTCCGGCTCGAGCGCCATATGAGAAGTGCGCTCAAGATCGCCGATTGGCTGAAAGGCAGGCCCGAGGTCGAGGAAGTTCTCTATCCGGCGCTGCCCGGCGCCCTGGGGCACGAGATCTGGCGGCGCGACTTCACCGGCGCCAGCGGGCTGTTCTCGGTCGTGCTCAAGCCGCAGAGCGAAGCAGCACTTGGCGCCTTTCTCGACGGTCTCGAGCTCTTCGGCATGGGCTATTCCTGGGGTGGCTTCGAGAGCCTGTGCGTCCCCTTCAAGCCCAACCGCACAGCCAAGCCCTGGACGCGCCAAGGCAGCTGCCTGCGCTTCCATATCGGGCTCGAGGACCCCGACGATCTCAAGGCGGATATTGCCGCGGGCTTCGACCGTCTCAAGTTGGCGTCTTGA
- a CDS encoding chloramphenicol phosphotransferase CPT family protein, translating into MSHIIVLNGVGSVGKSSIARALQEITTLPFLHVSMDSFLDMLPAAYWDHPDGFTFETILQEGSPVVVIKSGPVAMKALRGMRHAMAAMAVEGNNLIIDDVMLAPSAAEYRVVFKGFDVSYVGIFAPLAVLEQRERDREDRMIGLARWQYDRVHHGLDYDLTIDTSRETPAQCAFKIKEAFGL; encoded by the coding sequence ATGTCACACATCATCGTTCTGAATGGCGTGGGCAGCGTCGGCAAAAGCTCGATCGCCCGCGCGCTCCAGGAGATCACCACCCTCCCCTTTCTCCATGTTTCCATGGACAGCTTCCTGGACATGCTGCCCGCCGCCTATTGGGATCACCCCGATGGTTTCACCTTCGAAACCATTCTGCAGGAGGGCTCACCGGTGGTCGTCATCAAGTCCGGCCCCGTCGCAATGAAGGCGCTGCGCGGCATGCGGCACGCCATGGCGGCGATGGCGGTGGAGGGCAACAATCTGATCATCGACGACGTCATGCTCGCGCCATCGGCGGCGGAGTACAGAGTCGTTTTTAAAGGTTTCGACGTGTCCTATGTCGGCATCTTCGCCCCGCTCGCCGTTCTCGAGCAGCGCGAGCGCGACCGTGAGGACCGGATGATCGGGCTGGCCCGCTGGCAATATGACCGCGTCCATCACGGTCTCGATTATGATCTCACGATCGATACCAGCCGCGAGACGCCGGCCCAATGCGCATTCAAGATCAAGGAAGCCTTCGGACTTTAG
- a CDS encoding Xaa-Pro peptidase family protein yields the protein MDLSIRNRVDWEQPFPPEEYADRRAKVKKALELAGYDGIVVTAPRDYYYLTGHDHIWQYRHAIIGLYFDTASGSFVFFDNTSHKVLISNTPGIKDIWYHSRSIPAADQTKELAAKILAHGWGRGKIAIQSWGYGGHPDHVRAIGKGLADAGATIVEDSDIIEDVRLYKSAREIAVMREAAAVTIAAMEKAREFMRVGVAETEIDAVICYELMKRGCGHPGIRNMIGSGPRSGCHHAPASHRRLKSGDVVHLDFCASLHRYHVNLSRSFAMGEIDKRWHDLFDRSAGCSDAIVKGVKPGDPFSKVQEAADTFVAQSGVDRAKYEWFIGGYTLGIAFPPDWVHRHRPNPFEPANDPVMKPGMVFNFEVQYDVFEDWPGGSGAGWIDSYLMTDKGLEILTEMPRNLVVVDG from the coding sequence ATGGATTTGAGCATCAGAAACCGGGTCGACTGGGAACAGCCCTTTCCGCCGGAGGAATATGCCGACCGCCGCGCCAAGGTGAAAAAGGCGCTTGAGCTGGCGGGCTATGACGGCATCGTCGTCACGGCGCCGCGCGATTACTACTATCTCACCGGCCACGACCATATCTGGCAGTATCGCCATGCGATCATCGGCCTCTATTTCGACACCGCCAGCGGCAGTTTCGTCTTCTTCGACAATACCAGTCACAAGGTGCTGATCTCCAATACGCCCGGGATCAAGGACATCTGGTATCATTCGCGCAGCATTCCCGCCGCCGACCAGACGAAGGAACTCGCCGCCAAGATCCTGGCGCATGGCTGGGGCCGCGGCAAAATCGCGATCCAGAGCTGGGGCTATGGCGGTCATCCCGACCATGTCCGCGCCATCGGCAAGGGCCTCGCCGATGCCGGTGCCACGATCGTCGAGGATTCCGACATCATCGAGGATGTCCGGCTCTACAAGTCTGCGCGCGAAATCGCGGTGATGCGGGAAGCCGCCGCCGTCACCATTGCCGCGATGGAGAAGGCGCGCGAGTTCATGCGCGTCGGCGTCGCCGAAACCGAGATCGACGCCGTCATCTGCTATGAGCTGATGAAGCGCGGCTGCGGCCATCCCGGCATCCGCAACATGATCGGCAGCGGCCCGCGCTCGGGCTGCCATCATGCGCCTGCCTCACATCGGCGTTTGAAGAGCGGCGATGTCGTGCATCTCGATTTCTGCGCCAGCCTGCATCGCTATCACGTCAATCTGAGCCGCAGCTTCGCCATGGGCGAAATCGACAAGCGCTGGCACGACCTGTTCGACCGCTCGGCCGGCTGCAGCGACGCCATCGTCAAGGGCGTCAAGCCTGGCGACCCCTTCAGCAAGGTCCAGGAGGCGGCGGACACCTTCGTCGCCCAGTCGGGGGTCGACCGGGCCAAGTATGAATGGTTCATCGGCGGCTATACGCTCGGCATCGCCTTCCCGCCGGACTGGGTGCATCGTCACCGTCCGAATCCCTTCGAGCCGGCGAATGATCCGGTCATGAAGCCAGGCATGGTCTTCAATTTCGAAGTCCAATATGACGTCTTCGAAGACTGGCCGGGCGGTTCGGGCGCCGGCTGGATCGACTCCTATCTCATGACCGACAAGGGGTTGGAAATCCTCACCGAAATGCCGCGCAATCTGGTCGTCGTCGACGGCTGA
- a CDS encoding TetR/AcrR family transcriptional regulator, with amino-acid sequence MTGLRGKQKSMRRQHILDATLKLLSKKMFSDISLQDIAAQADVTVPTIYNYFGSKSSVILELVLSRQAELAERMEAFISKRSHRDAQRAITDWIKLVTDGAFDTLDRDVWRSLYQERVKDDDLGPLFGKLSSFYVGRSVQFLDMLKQKKLIHAETDSKAAAKLLDSVCEHYFRLSIFYNAQARSGYGDDIRAIVKELCRGLAP; translated from the coding sequence GTGACCGGACTTCGCGGCAAACAGAAATCGATGCGGCGCCAGCATATTCTCGATGCCACGCTGAAGCTTCTTTCGAAGAAGATGTTCTCCGACATCAGTCTCCAGGACATCGCGGCCCAGGCCGATGTCACCGTCCCTACCATCTATAACTACTTCGGATCCAAGAGCAGCGTCATTCTGGAGCTCGTGCTGAGCCGCCAGGCGGAACTGGCCGAACGCATGGAAGCCTTCATTTCCAAACGCAGCCATCGCGACGCCCAGCGCGCCATCACCGACTGGATCAAACTGGTCACCGACGGCGCCTTCGACACGCTCGATCGTGACGTGTGGCGCTCGCTCTATCAGGAGCGCGTGAAGGATGACGATCTCGGACCGCTGTTCGGCAAGCTCAGCTCCTTTTATGTCGGCCGATCGGTGCAGTTCCTGGACATGCTGAAGCAGAAGAAGCTCATCCACGCCGAGACGGACAGCAAGGCAGCGGCAAAGCTGCTCGATTCGGTCTGCGAGCATTATTTCCGGTTGTCGATATTCTATAATGCGCAAGCACGGTCGGGATATGGCGACGACATAAGGGCCATCGTGAAAGAACTGTGCCGTGGCTTGGCGCCATAA
- a CDS encoding FAD-binding oxidoreductase: MSASFQNSLIEKSLWVATAGDAPDLPILEGETSCDVAIIGAGILGLSTALHAAAQGGSVIALDAATPGWGGGGRNGGQVNPGLKVDPEGLLSRFGPSTGGELAQFGAATADETFETLRKFGVECDSTQKGWLQLAHSPAALSGLEIRAREWRALGVAMEVLSAADAHRLTGSAAYAGGILNPKGGSLHPLKLVRGLAQAALAQGARIFRHSRVLKIDQARGRSGLVTAQGRVWARRVLIATDGYTDGLFPALERSVLPVSTFQIATEPLSGDVARSILPNGHHVSDTHRSLYYFRKDAQGRFLIGGRGSYGPQGAERAYRELERVAAKIYPELGHGPWAYRWGGMVAVTEDHLLHVTEPAPGILAAIGCNGRGVALSVALGRRLAEKLVTGAANSVLFPLEALRPIALHGLKKTMLPLIAETYSVLDHLDKGSVLRRNA, from the coding sequence ATGAGCGCCAGCTTTCAGAACAGCCTGATCGAGAAATCGCTTTGGGTCGCCACGGCCGGCGATGCGCCGGACCTTCCGATCCTCGAAGGCGAAACTTCCTGCGACGTGGCGATCATCGGGGCCGGCATTCTCGGGCTGTCGACGGCGCTGCACGCGGCCGCGCAGGGCGGCTCCGTCATCGCGCTCGACGCGGCGACGCCGGGCTGGGGTGGCGGGGGACGCAATGGCGGGCAGGTCAATCCGGGTCTCAAAGTTGACCCGGAAGGACTCCTCAGCCGGTTCGGCCCCTCCACCGGCGGCGAGCTCGCGCAATTCGGTGCTGCCACCGCGGATGAGACATTCGAGACCCTGCGCAAATTTGGCGTCGAGTGCGACAGCACGCAGAAGGGCTGGCTGCAGCTCGCCCATTCGCCTGCGGCGCTGAGCGGCCTCGAAATACGCGCCAGGGAATGGCGGGCGCTCGGCGTCGCCATGGAAGTTCTGTCCGCCGCCGACGCGCACAGGCTCACCGGAAGCGCCGCCTATGCCGGCGGTATCCTCAATCCCAAAGGCGGCAGCCTGCATCCGCTGAAGCTGGTGCGCGGGCTGGCGCAGGCGGCCCTCGCGCAGGGCGCGCGGATATTCCGTCACAGCCGTGTTCTGAAAATTGACCAAGCGCGAGGCCGCTCGGGCCTCGTTACGGCCCAGGGACGTGTTTGGGCGCGTCGCGTACTCATTGCGACCGACGGCTATACGGACGGCCTCTTCCCCGCTCTCGAGAGGAGCGTCCTCCCGGTCAGCACTTTCCAGATCGCCACCGAACCGCTCTCCGGCGATGTCGCGCGCAGCATTCTACCTAACGGACATCATGTCTCCGATACCCATCGCTCGCTCTATTACTTCCGCAAGGATGCGCAGGGGCGCTTCCTGATCGGCGGGCGCGGCTCCTATGGCCCGCAGGGTGCTGAGCGCGCTTATCGGGAACTCGAACGTGTGGCGGCCAAGATTTATCCCGAACTCGGCCACGGCCCGTGGGCCTATCGCTGGGGAGGCATGGTCGCGGTCACGGAAGATCACCTTCTCCATGTCACCGAACCCGCCCCCGGCATCCTCGCGGCGATCGGCTGCAACGGCCGTGGCGTGGCCCTCAGCGTGGCGCTCGGTCGGCGCCTTGCCGAGAAGCTCGTCACCGGTGCGGCCAACAGCGTCCTCTTCCCGCTCGAGGCGCTCCGTCCGATCGCGCTGCACGGGCTGAAAAAGACGATGCTGCCATTGATCGCCGAGACCTATTCGGTGCTCGACCATCTCGACAAAGGCAGCGTTCTGCGCCGCAATGCCTGA
- a CDS encoding cupin domain-containing protein → MIAYKTTGERVELTPLAAKPQILEGNPVESSRRVMDAPSGGPVRSGIYEVTRGKFVIEFGFHELATVLEGTVELTDQDGNSVTYGPGDSWFCLKGEKVIWNVTSDRLRKCFMAVDPDHLSRDGGVMEPLAYKGPQGTGATPVIG, encoded by the coding sequence ATGATCGCATACAAGACGACCGGTGAGCGCGTGGAGCTCACCCCTCTCGCCGCCAAGCCTCAGATCCTCGAAGGCAATCCGGTCGAATCGAGCCGGCGCGTCATGGACGCTCCCAGCGGCGGCCCGGTACGCAGCGGCATCTATGAGGTGACCCGTGGCAAGTTCGTCATTGAATTCGGTTTCCATGAGCTGGCAACCGTGCTCGAAGGCACCGTCGAGCTCACCGACCAGGATGGCAACAGTGTGACCTACGGACCGGGCGATTCCTGGTTCTGTCTGAAGGGCGAGAAGGTCATCTGGAACGTGACGAGCGATCGCCTGCGCAAGTGTTTCATGGCGGTAGACCCTGACCATCTCAGCCGCGACGGCGGCGTCATGGAGCCCCTCGCCTATAAGGGACCGCAAGGCACAGGCGCGACGCCGGTGATCGGCTGA
- the gatB gene encoding Asp-tRNA(Asn)/Glu-tRNA(Gln) amidotransferase subunit GatB, which produces MNSELRVADKKDWLKGATGDWEIIIGMEVHAQVLSKSKLFSGASAEYGGDPNDHVSLVDAAMPGMLPVINEFCVEQAVKTGLGLKAQINRRSVFDRKNYFYPDLPQGYQISQYKQPVVGEGVVRIDLDEGRSVDVGIERLHLEQDAGKSLHDQHPSMSFVDLNRSGVALMEIVSKPDMRSPDEAKAYVTKLRQIMRYLGTCDGNMEEGSLRADINVSVRRPGEAFGTRCEIKNVNSIRFMGQAIVYEAKRQIGILEDGGKIDQETRLFDARKGETRSMRSKEEAHDYRYFPDPDLLPLELEEKWVERIRQDLPELPDEKRARFVKDYGLSAYDADVLIAEAASAAYFEDVAKGRDGKMAANWVINELFGRLNKEGKDIENTPVSAVQLGGIVDLIAAGTISGKIAKDIFEIVWSEGGEPAEIVEKRGLKQVTDTGAIEKAVDQIIAANPDKVEQVKAKPTMLGWFVGQVMKTTGGKANPQAVNEILRQKLGI; this is translated from the coding sequence ATGAATTCAGAATTGCGGGTCGCCGACAAGAAGGACTGGCTGAAGGGCGCCACCGGGGACTGGGAGATCATCATCGGCATGGAGGTTCATGCCCAGGTTCTGTCCAAGTCGAAGCTGTTCTCCGGCGCCTCGGCCGAATATGGCGGTGATCCCAATGACCATGTCTCCCTCGTCGATGCTGCGATGCCCGGCATGCTGCCGGTGATCAATGAATTCTGCGTCGAGCAGGCGGTGAAGACGGGGCTCGGCCTCAAGGCCCAGATCAACCGCCGCTCGGTCTTCGACCGCAAGAATTACTTCTATCCCGATCTGCCGCAGGGCTATCAGATCTCGCAGTACAAGCAGCCGGTGGTGGGCGAGGGCGTGGTGCGGATCGATCTCGACGAAGGCCGCTCCGTCGATGTCGGCATCGAGCGCCTGCATCTCGAGCAGGACGCCGGCAAGAGTCTTCATGACCAGCATCCGAGCATGAGCTTCGTCGACCTGAACCGTTCCGGCGTGGCGCTGATGGAGATCGTGTCGAAGCCCGACATGCGCTCGCCCGACGAGGCCAAGGCCTATGTGACCAAGCTGCGCCAGATCATGCGCTATCTCGGCACATGTGACGGCAATATGGAGGAGGGCAGCCTCAGGGCCGACATCAACGTGTCGGTGCGCCGGCCGGGCGAGGCGTTCGGCACGCGCTGCGAAATCAAGAACGTCAATTCCATCCGCTTCATGGGCCAGGCGATCGTCTATGAGGCAAAGCGCCAGATCGGCATCCTCGAGGATGGTGGCAAAATCGACCAGGAGACTCGTCTATTTGACGCCAGGAAAGGCGAGACCCGCTCCATGCGGTCGAAGGAAGAGGCGCATGACTATCGTTACTTCCCCGATCCCGATCTCCTGCCGCTCGAACTCGAGGAAAAGTGGGTCGAGCGGATCCGGCAGGATCTGCCGGAACTTCCGGACGAGAAGCGCGCGCGCTTCGTCAAGGACTACGGGCTGTCGGCCTATGACGCCGACGTTCTTATCGCAGAGGCCGCCTCGGCCGCCTATTTCGAAGATGTCGCCAAGGGACGCGACGGCAAGATGGCTGCGAACTGGGTTATCAACGAGCTCTTTGGCCGCTTGAATAAGGAAGGCAAAGATATTGAAAACACTCCGGTTTCTGCCGTACAGCTGGGTGGTATTGTCGACCTGATCGCGGCCGGCACGATTTCCGGCAAGATCGCCAAGGACATTTTCGAGATTGTCTGGTCCGAGGGTGGAGAGCCGGCCGAGATCGTCGAGAAGCGCGGCCTCAAGCAGGTCACCGACACCGGCGCTATCGAGAAGGCGGTGGACCAGATCATAGCGGCCAATCCGGACAAGGTCGAGCAGGTTAAGGCCAAGCCGACCATGCTGGGCTGGTTCGTCGGCCAGGTCATGAAGACCACAGGCGGTAAGGCGAATCCCCAGGCCGTTAACGAAATCCTGCGCCAGAAACTCGGGATTTAA
- a CDS encoding glutathione S-transferase family protein, whose product MAKVAKKVAKKAAARKAVSKPSARRPVKPSARQKPEAPISANKERFTLHGFALSGPTYTVALMLSLCRHPFSYIHVNLREGAHKQPDYLVKNRYGQVPCLRDGQIFLSQSAAILEYLAGKLGRFDGKTEFEQQRVREWMFWIWDKLAAPIYRLRQRARGLRQFGDEVKVMYDGEARSALMVLEQEFSKSEWLTGRKPTIADIDAYGVIRYAAEAGLDVQAYPRLAEWKKRFEALPGFATPEQLLPLESRLL is encoded by the coding sequence ATGGCCAAGGTAGCGAAGAAGGTCGCGAAGAAAGCGGCCGCAAGGAAAGCTGTATCCAAGCCGTCGGCGCGGCGGCCGGTGAAGCCATCAGCCCGGCAAAAGCCGGAGGCACCGATATCGGCCAATAAGGAGCGTTTCACCCTGCACGGTTTTGCGCTGTCGGGGCCGACCTACACGGTGGCGCTGATGCTGTCGCTCTGCCGGCATCCATTCTCTTATATCCATGTGAATCTGCGCGAAGGCGCGCACAAGCAGCCCGATTATCTGGTCAAGAACCGCTACGGGCAGGTTCCGTGTCTGCGCGATGGCCAGATCTTTCTCAGCCAGTCGGCTGCCATCCTTGAATATCTCGCCGGCAAGCTTGGCAGGTTCGACGGCAAGACCGAGTTCGAGCAGCAGCGCGTGCGCGAGTGGATGTTCTGGATCTGGGATAAGCTGGCGGCGCCCATCTATCGCCTGCGCCAGCGCGCCCGCGGCCTGCGCCAGTTCGGCGATGAAGTGAAAGTCATGTATGACGGTGAGGCCCGCTCGGCCCTGATGGTGCTCGAGCAGGAGTTCTCCAAGTCGGAATGGCTCACCGGCCGCAAGCCCACCATTGCCGACATCGATGCCTACGGCGTGATCCGCTACGCGGCGGAAGCCGGCCTTGATGTCCAGGCCTATCCCAGGCTCGCCGAGTGGAAGAAGCGCTTTGAAGCGCTTCCGGGGTTTGCTACACCCGAGCAGCTTTTGCCGCTGGAAAGCCGGCTGCTATAG
- a CDS encoding endonuclease/exonuclease/phosphatase family protein, with product MLGLAGVAAGWLGNLWIAFDVFSQFSYQFWLVVLAFAVTFFMPFARVLTGIAIVMIGLLVISALPHLTAASYPAPEIKAPADHRVLRVMSFNTWLLNADVDAMAAEIERNDPDILVLQEFGTEKRALLDRLKARMPYQDDCRHLDHCYMAVLSKFPIEDFESHAAWVGPPMVRARFGKELGGLTVIGIHTIRFPYSRAQFTQLNELADLVRRLEGPRIVMGDFNATPSSRLLGTFEQRSSLRRLDSWLPTWPANFQMPQLAIDHIFASPDVKSVEKVRIGNNAGSDHFPLVVRVAVPVTP from the coding sequence ATGCTCGGCCTTGCCGGCGTGGCCGCGGGCTGGCTCGGCAATCTGTGGATCGCCTTTGACGTCTTTTCGCAGTTCTCCTATCAGTTCTGGCTGGTCGTTCTGGCTTTCGCCGTCACCTTCTTCATGCCTTTCGCGCGCGTTCTGACGGGGATCGCCATCGTCATGATTGGCCTCCTGGTGATCAGCGCCTTGCCGCATCTGACTGCGGCCTCCTATCCTGCACCCGAGATCAAGGCGCCCGCCGATCATCGCGTCCTGCGCGTCATGTCGTTCAACACCTGGCTCCTGAACGCCGATGTGGATGCGATGGCCGCCGAGATAGAGCGTAATGATCCGGATATTCTTGTGCTCCAGGAATTCGGGACCGAGAAGCGCGCGCTGCTGGATCGGCTCAAGGCGCGGATGCCGTACCAGGACGATTGCCGGCATCTTGATCACTGTTACATGGCCGTGCTGTCGAAATTCCCGATCGAGGATTTCGAGAGTCATGCCGCCTGGGTGGGGCCGCCGATGGTGCGCGCCCGTTTCGGTAAGGAGCTCGGCGGCCTGACGGTCATCGGCATCCACACCATCCGCTTTCCTTATTCGCGCGCCCAGTTCACCCAGCTGAACGAGCTGGCGGATTTGGTCCGCAGGCTGGAAGGACCGCGTATCGTCATGGGCGATTTCAACGCCACGCCGTCGTCGCGCCTGCTCGGTACTTTCGAGCAGAGAAGCAGCTTGCGCAGGCTCGACAGCTGGCTCCCGACCTGGCCGGCCAATTTCCAGATGCCGCAGCTCGCCATAGACCACATATTCGCCAGTCCCGACGTGAAGAGCGTGGAGAAGGTGCGGATCGGCAACAATGCGGGCTCCGATCACTTCCCCCTCGTGGTGCGTGTCGCCGTTCCTGTGACTCCGTAA
- a CDS encoding sel1 repeat family protein, producing MIRSATLPRPAVEKGTSAEMLFHLGMMYRLGREVERNYVTAHKWFNIAALKGSHEARRCRCEISREMTAPEIAEAQRQARDWISLH from the coding sequence ATGATACGCTCTGCGACGCTGCCGCGACCGGCGGTGGAGAAAGGCACGTCCGCCGAGATGCTTTTCCATCTCGGCATGATGTATCGCCTCGGCCGCGAGGTCGAACGGAATTACGTGACCGCGCATAAATGGTTCAACATCGCCGCGCTCAAGGGCAGCCACGAGGCGCGCCGTTGCCGCTGCGAGATCTCGCGCGAAATGACCGCGCCCGAGATCGCCGAGGCGCAGCGCCAGGCACGCGACTGGATCAGCCTGCACTAG